Part of the bacterium genome is shown below.
AAATCAACGGAGGACAATGTCCCGCGTTGGTGTAATACATGATCAACGCTTCGAAATCGATAATGCCGTAAAAAAAAGTAGCATAAGTATTTTCAGCCGTATTGGCACACAGCATGTTATTGAGAGCGGAAACGGTTTCCGATGCGCTTTTGAATTCGCGAGCAAACCCGCGATAACCGGCGTACAACAATGACATCATGATAGCGCCGGGAATTCCTTTGCCGGAAACGTCACCGATACACACACCGAGTTGATGATCGTTTAACTTAAGCAAATCAAAAAAATCTCCACCGACGGTATAGCATGGACGGCTGGTGCCGGCCAAATCGAGATTTTCAATGTGCGGTAACCGTTGAGGTAAAATGGCTTGTTGGATTTTGCCGGCAATTTGTAATTCTTTTTCCAATTCTTTTTTGCGAACGGCTTCCTCATTGAGTTGCGCGTTTTTGATGGCAATGGCCGCTTCGCCTGCGAGCGCTGTTAGAATCTCAAGGTAACCTTCATGATAGGCGCCTAATTTATCGCTTTCGAGATTCAAAACACCTACGACTTTCGGTCCGTCACAAATCGGAATGGTCATTTCCGATTGTGTGGCTCCTCGTACGCTGACGTAATGTTCGTCAAACGTCACGTCTTTGACGATTACGGTTTTTCCGATCTTAGCTACGTGACCGATCAGCCCGGTACCTACTTTCATTTTTAATTGGTCGAGCACAACTTCATCGTATCCGCGGACAACTGCACTCTCAATTTCCTGGTTCTTGTCATTGACGAGAAAAATTCCCGCCGCATCATACGGAACAATACGTTTGATCGCGTCCAAAATCGTATCGAGCAATTTTTCTAATTGAAACGTCGAATTGAATTGTTTAGCAACGTCAAGCATGAGCTCGCGTTCCATCGCATTTTTCTGCAATTGGCCGTACAGTCTCGCGCTCTCTAACGTATTGCCAACGCGCTGGAGGGAACTCCACAGGATTTTTTTATCTTCGCCGCTGAGTTCGAACGCTCCATCCGTTTCATTGCCAAGCGCTATAAATCCCGAAATACCGTCTTTTTTCAACAGCGGGACGACGTATTTTGCGCCTTCATGCTTCAATACCGAAAGAGTATGTACCGGCGAATAGCCGTTGCGACGGTCAAGTATTTCATCGACGTCAAAAACGCGGCGAACATTGAGCATTTGTTCATAATACGGCACATCCGCACGAATTTTTTTGGTAAAAAGTTCGTTAGTGCCGGTCGAACTGACAAGCGAGAAGTGATCCGGAATTTTCAGATACAACGACGCGTGTTTAACGTGGAGAATGGTTTTCAATCTTTCGGTTACCGTATCGGCGAGTTCTTTGTATGCCACGTTCGGTGAAAGCCGTGTATCCATTTCGATCAGGCGTGTCTGACGCTTGAAATAATAATTAAACAATAATTTTTTGATATACAATTCACACAGCTTGCGAAGCGGCTCATAGATAATAACAATGATCAGCGCTTTGAAAAAATGAACCTGGACTTCTCTCACGCGGGGGAAAAAAGCGGCAAAAATAAATTCGATCGTTATAAACAGCAAAATGAATATGAAAATAATCAGGCTGTATAATATCGGTGTGTGAAATTGTCTCAGAAATTTCAGCATGGAATTCCGTTGCGAAGGACCAAAAAACATGATGAGAAATTAGGCCGGTAAATATATATGCGTAGTCCTAAATATTCAAGATAAATAAGGCTTTTCCGGCCTTTCTGATGTAAAAATCCGGAAATAATTTGACATTGAAATAGATATGCTTATATTGCTATGTATTCATATAATTGAATCAAAATTTTGCTTAAAGAACGGAACGTTTATGAAAAAAATGTCTCCCGAACTCATGAACATGGTTGCTAACCGGTTCAAGATCATGGCTGAAGTTACACGGCTTCGGATACTTTACACGCTCCAGGAGGGGGAATTGAACGTCCAGGAGATTGTCGACCGGACCGGAGCCAATCAGGCAAATGTATCCAAACATCTGGCTATGATGCTGGAAATCGGTATTCTGAAAAAACGTAAAGAAGGTTTGAATAGTTTTTACAGCATTGCCGATAAATCAATTTTTCAGTTATGCCAGACGGTCTGCGGAAGCATTGAAAAAAACCTCCAAAAGACGCTCGAAAATATTAAAGAAGTCGAATGATTTTTATTTTTAATTTAATTTTTAACGGAGTCTCATGTTTTTTCAACACATTTATGAAAAAGGGCTTGCTCAAGCAAGCTATCTGATCGGCTGTCAAGCGAGCGGTACCGCTATCGTGATCGATCCGAAACGCGATGTTGACACGTATCTTGAAATAGCCAAGAAAGAAAGGCTTAAAATCACGCACATAACTGAAACGCATATTCATGCCGATTTTTTAAGCGGTGCTCGCGAACTAGGCGCGGCTACGGGTGCACAAATACTTTTGTCGGAAGAAGGCGGCCCAGATTGGTTATATCAATACGATCATACCGCGCTCAAAGACGGTCAGACATTCATGGTGGGCAATCTTAAATTTCAAGTCATACATACACCCGGTCACACACCTGAACACATAAGTTTTTTATTGACCGATGTGCCGACGGGCGATCAGCCTGTCATGATGTTTACCGGGGATTTTGTGTTTGTCGGCGATGTGGGTCGTCCTGATTTGCTCGAAAAAGCCGCCGGCATTGCCGGAACAATGGAAATAGGCGCCCGCCAGATGTTTCACTCGCTGAAAAAATTCAAAACGCTGCCGGATTTTATTCAAGTCTGGCCGGGCCATGGCGCCGGTTCGGCTTGCGGAAAAGCGCTGGGTGCCGTTCCGAGTTCGACCGTCGGTTATCAGAAATTATTTAACTGGGCTTTAAGCATCAACGATGAAAAAGCTTTTGTCGAAACGTTGTTAGACGGGCAGCCGGAGCCGCCGAAATATTTCGCAATGATGAAAAAATTTAATAAAGCCGGCGCAAGGATTCTAAAAGAAGATCAAGGTATTAAAAAATTAACTATTGATGAATTGCAAGCTGCGCTCATTCAACGTATACCGCTCATTGATACGCGGCACAAGACCGAATTTGCCGGTGGACATATACCCGGTTCGGTCAGTATTCCCGATAATGCGTCGTTCAGCACATGGGCCGGATGGATTTTGGAATATGAAAAACCTTTTATGCTGATTGCAGCGGAACATCGGATAGACGAAATACGTAAAGCACTCATCCGGATCGGATTGGATTCGGCCGTCGGCTATTTCAGCGATATCAAAGAGTGGGCAAAAGGACATGAACTCGAAACGCTCGAACAAATAACGGCGCGCGATTTATATAATCATATTAAAGAAAAAAATATCCATATTATTGACGTTCGTGCTAAAAGCGAATTTGAGAGCGGACATTTACCCGGAGCACGTCACATACACGGTGGTCATTTGAAAGATCGTCTGAACGATATTCCGAAGGACGGGAAGCTGGTTATTCAATGTCAAAGCGGAGATCGTTCAAATATTGCCAGCAGTGTTTTATTAGCCAATGGGTTCAAAAACGTAGCTAATCTGACCGGAGGGATTAGCGCATGGAAACAAGAAGGATTGCCGGTAGAAAAATAGCGAAAATTACGGGCGAAATATAAATTAAAATCCTGGGCGTAAGACACTAAGATTGAGGTGAGTGTATGCAAACAATTCTAGGTGCCGGTGGTGCGATCGGAAGCGAACTCGCCAAAGCTCTGACCGCGCATACTCACCATATCCGTCTTGTCAGCCGAAATCCGAAAAAAATCAATGCCAACGATGAATTGCATCCGTGGGATCTGACCGATTCACTGGGCATTTCCAATGCGATCAAAGGTTCAGAAATTGTCTACGTAACCGTGGGATTTCCTTATCAGACTAAAGCGTGGCAGGCCCTGTGGCCGTCGTTTATGCGCAGCGTTATCGAAGCTTGCAAAGCCCATCATAGCCGTCTCGTTTTTTTTGATAACGTGTACATGTACGATCCCGGCCAATTGCAAAACATGACTGAAAAAACGCGGGTTAATCCTTCAAGCGCCAAAGGTAAAGTTCGTGCGGAATTAAATCGGTTGATTTTTGAAGCGGTCGAAAAAAACGACCTCAAAGCGATGATTGTTCGTGCGGCCGATTTTTATGGTCCGTTCAATACGACCAGTTTGTTGATCGAGACCGTTTTCAAACTTCTCAAAACCGGAAAGAAAGCGAATTGGCTCGGATCGGTCAATTGCAAGCATTCGTTTACATATACACCCGATGCAGCAAAAGCAACGGCAATTTTGGGTAACGATCCGTCGGCTTACAGGCAAATCTGGCATCTTCCAACGGCCAAAAATCCTCCGACGGGAAAAGAATGGATCGATATGATCGCTCGTGAATTGGGCGTGAAAGCACGCTATCAGGCGGCTGGAAAAATGCTGGTAAGGCTTTTGGGGTTATTTAATCCTACGCTGAAAGAATTTGTTGAAATGATGTATCAATACGATCGAGATTATATCTTCGACTCGACAAAATTTGAAACGGCGTATAAATTCAGTCCGACCCCGTATGCCGAAGGCGTTAAAAAAATCGTAGAATTAGAATACCGCTAACCGATCCGTTCGACCCATTCGTAGGGATCTTTTTTCTCGCCGTATTGAATGCTGAGGATTTCGTCGTATAGTTTTTGTGACAATTCGCCGACCTGTCCGTTGCCGACTTTGTAAGGCGTTTCTTTGTAGAATAATTCTCCAACCGGCGAAATAACTGCTGCCGTGCCCGCGCCGAAAACTTCGATCAACCGTCCCGTTTTGAGTCCATCGATAATTTCATCGATGCCTAATTTTCGTTCAACGGTATTCATACCCCAGTCGCGTGTCAGCCGCAAAATCGAATCGCGCGTAATGCCGGCAAGGATTGTTCCATCCAGCGGGCTGGTAACCAGTTCGTCCTTAAAGCGGAAGAAAATATTCATCGTTCCGACTTCTTCGACATTTTTCATATCGTGCGCATCAAGCCACAAAACCTGGCTGAAACCTTTATCTTTGGCAATTTTAGCCGGGTATAAACTCGCAGCATAGTTAGCCCCGGTTTTCGCTTCGCCTAATCCGCCGCGAGCTGCGCGGGTATACTTATCCGAAACAAAAATTTTAACGGGGCTGAAACCTTCAGGGTAATAATTGCCGGCAGGACCGATGATGATATAAAATAAATATTCCGACGACACGCGAACGCCGATCGATGCTTCGGTTGCAATCATCGTTGGGCGAATATAAATCGAAGTGCCACGGCTTTTAGGAAGCCAGTCCTGATCGAGCAAGATCAGTTTTTTTAATGCATCGTATACGAAATCGACGTCAACTTCCGGCATGCACAAACGTTGTGCGGAGCGGTTGAGCCGTTTAAAATTATCTTTGGCACGGAAGAGATACACGCCGTTGTCTTTGCCGCGATAGGCTTTAAGACCTTCAAAAATTTCCTGCGCATAATGAAAAACCAGGGCCGCCGGATCGATAATGAGTTGGCGATAAGGTTCGACTTTGGCGTCAAACCATCCTTTGGCCGGCGTGTATGTCATATTAAAAAAATGATCGGAAAAATATTTTCCAAAACCCAAGGTTGATTCGTCTGTCGGTTTCGTTTTTTTGGCTTTGTCATTGATTTTGATGATCTCAAGCTGCATATCCCTGAAACTCCTTATAGTGAAATATCGACTTTCTTTCCCTCACTCAAAAACCGCCGGAATATGTTGAAAACTTTTGTTAAAAACAATGATTGTTGTAAACTACGGAAAATAAAAAAGGCGGGAAAAATTCCCGCCTTCGGTTCCTAATTTTCTTTTTTCAATTTCTCTTTAAATACTTTTTTAAATTTTTCCAATTTCGGTTTGATAACATAAGAGCAATACGGTTGATTACCGTTGGCATTGAAATAGTTTTGATGATAATCTTCGGCTTTATAAAATTTTTTGAAAGCGGCGATTTCAGTGACGATCGGATTCGGATAAGCGCCGGCGGCATTGAGTTCGGTTTTTACTTTTTCGGCCAGTTGCCTTTGCTCGTCGTTGTGATAAAAAATGGCTGATCGGTATTGCGTACCATGATCGCCGCCTTGTTGATTCAGAGTTGTAGGATCATGGGTTTGAAAAAACACTTCGAGCAAATCGAGAAAGCCGATCTGTTTCGGATCGTATGTGATCTGGCAAACTTCAGCGTGGCCGGTTTGTCCCGTGCAGACTTGTTGATACGTAGGGTTATCGACGTTCCCGCCGGAATAGCCGGAAGTTACAGATTGTACACCTTTTAATCGCTGGAAAACGGCTTCAACACACCAGAAACAACCCGCGCCAAACGTCGCGGTATCCAAAGGATTGCTCATATTGACGTCCTCATTAAGTTTGTGGAATGGTACAGATGGTTCGCCATAGCTATTCAGAAGCAATGCCATCACTCCGATAATTAGTAAACGCATAGGTCACTCATGTTTTGTTATCAATGAATGTAGGTGTAACGATATAGTTCCCAAAAGATTCCCGGGCTCTTTATCTATTTGTTTTCATTAAAAAGTAATACTTTTATAAAAGTATTACTTTTTAATATTGACATACATTAATTATTTTGTTATACTATTAAAGTATGTTATACGAAAAGGAGTTGTGTGTGGAAAAGTCTATTGTGACAACAAAAGGGCAAGTTGTTATTCCTTCAAAACTTAGAAAAAAATATGGAATCAAAAACGGTACAATGATTCACTTTATTGAATCCGAAGGGGAGATACGTTTAGTTCCAATTACCAAGGAATTGATCCATAAAAACATCGGAATGTTAGGAACGAAAGGGCGCCTATTAAAAGCGCTTATGGAAGACAAAAAGCGGGAGCGTGAATTATGAAGCGATATGTGCTTGATAGTTACGCTGTGTTGGCCTATTTCGACGGCGAGGCTCCCGCTCAATCCGTGGCGCAGTTGTTTGAAAAGGCGATGGAGAATCATGCCCAACTCTTCATGTGTGTAGTTAATTGGGGAGAAGTATATTATACAGCGCTTCGGGACGGTGGAAAAGATAAAGCTGAACTTTTTCGTTTAACATTTCTGCAATACCCAGTCGTAATCTTCAACGTCGATCAAGATTTAACATTACAGGCAGCCGTTTTCAAAGCACACAACAAAATATCATATGCCGATGCTTTTGCGGCGGCATTAACTAAATTAAAAAAAGCTGAATTAGTAACTGGTGATAAGGAATTCAAGAGCTTGGAAAAAGACATTAAAATTCAGTGGATTTAGTTCATCTACGAAACTACTTCGAAACAAGCAAAACGCGGAATGAATAAATCCCGCGTTTTTTATTTTCCAAAAGTTCGTTTTAAATCCCTTCCTGTGCTAAAACATATGCGAGAAGAGCCATTGCCGCCGCTCCAAGCTCAAGTTCGCGATCATTAACTTTATCGATAGTATCGTGATCGGAGTGATGATAATCGAAATAGCGGTGCGGGACTACGCGCAATCCAATGGCCGGAATGCCGAGTTTATAGAGCGGCTCCACATCCGTACCGCTTCCGCCTTTTTTGACATTACCCGCGTCGATGGGAATAAACAGATACGACCAGCGCGCAATTTTCGGAAGAGCCAGAGAATCGGATTCTACTTCGAAACCTCTCGGCATGGATCCGCCGCCGTCCGATTCCATTGCCGCAATATGTTTTTCACCTGGCCGGTCTTTGGCGGCGTAATCTTTCGCTCCGCGGGCGCCGTTTTCTTCGTTAGCAAACAGAACGGCACGAATGGTTCGCTTGGGTTTGATACCCAATGATTTGAGCAGCCGGATAGCTTCAATCGATTGAACGCAACCTGCGCCATCATCGTGTGCGCCTTGACCTTTATCCCAACTGTCAAGATGCCCTCCAATTACGACGACCTCATTCGGTTTCTCAGTTCCGGTAATTTCCCCGATGACATTGAATGACTCGGCATCCTGAAGAGTGTCGCAGCTCAGTTTGAGATTAACCGTTACTTTTTTATTTTGGGCAAGCAATTGGCTTAAGAAATCGGCGCCGACAAGACTGATCGCCGCCGCCGGTACGCGCGGAACACTGTCGTTGTAACGCATGGCGCCGGTGTGCGGCACGTCATCATGAAGCATGGTCATCGAACGGACGATGGCGGCTACGCCTCCGGCGCGTGCGGCTTCGGACGCACCTTTGGAACGCTGGTCGACGGCGCCTCCGTACGCTTCAAAGGGTGTAATCAGGCTTTTATCCATCGGGCGGTTGAAGAAAATGATTTTACCGCGTGCGGTTTCGCCAAGAGCTTTTAATTCGTCAAAAGAATGGACTTCGATTACGTCCGCCGTAATGCCTTCTTTGGGAGTTGGTCTGCTGCCGCCCAGCGCCGTAATGGTCAGCCGTTTTTTTTCCGGACCGATAACGGTTAATTCTTCCACATCGCCTCGTACCCAATGAGGAACCATCACCGGCTCTAACCAAACTTTATCAAACCCTAACGATTCCATTTGCGACTTGGCCCAAACGACGGCTTTTTCCATGCCGGGCGAACCGCTAAGACGCGATCCGATATTCGTTGTAAGATCGGTCAACATGGAATATGCTTGTCCGGAACCAAGCGCTGTGGCATACATTTTAGTGGCCAGTGAATCGTAAGCCGGATTACCACGAAAGGATTCCTGTTTTGGCGAACATGAAAAAATAAATATAATTACCAGTATGAATCCGAAAAAAAGCCAGTGCGTTAGTTTCATTACATCAATCTCCTTGGGCTTTATGAAAATGAATGTCGTAATTGCTTTTTAATCTGAAATTTTAGATTCGATCGGAACGGCAACAGTTTTTTCTTTAGGTTTGAGTGTGACAATGATAACCGCCGCAACGATGACCACGGCAGCCAGTATCGTTCGGAATGTCAATTCCTCACCTGCAAGAAGCCAACCCAGAAATACGGCTACGACGGGATTGACATAGGCATACGTGGCAACAAGATTCGGCGACGTTTGTTTCAACAACCACACGTACGCGGTGAAACCAATCAAAGCGCCGACTAAAATCAAATAAACAAGCGACCAAATTGATTGTGAAGAAACGGCGGACAGGTCTACTCGTGCCAGTTCACCTGATGCCAGGCCGACCACACTTAATATCGCGCCGCCGGCGAGCATTTCCATTCCGATTGATAATAACGGGTTGGAAGGTAACGGCGCCTGGCGCGAATACAACGAACCGAATGACCATAGAATAGATGCTGTCACCAAAACACCGGCGCCAAGTAAATCGATGCGGCCTTTACCGATCAATTCTTCCGGGCCCACGAGAATGGCCAGTCCGATAAGTCCGAGTAAAACGCTGCCGATTTCACGCACTCCCGGGCGGATACGATCGTGGTGAAGCCAATTAAGAACAGTGATCCACAATGGAACCGTGGCGATCAGCAAAGCTGTCAGTCCCGACGGTACGAATTGCTCAGCCCACGTCACTCCTCCATTCCCGCCCATGAGCAGTAATCCCCCGATCACGGTGGCGGAACGCCAATGAATCAATGTTGGCCGTTCGGGGGTGCGAAAACGTGCAAACGCATACATTATCGCTCCGGCAATCAGAAATCGTATCCCGGCCATCAGAAAAGGCGGCACCGTTGCGATGGCGAATTTGATCGCCAGATACGTGGAACCCCAGATGAGATAAATAGCCGCAAAGGCAAGAACAATTTTTAGTGAACGTGACATATGACTTTCCGGTTTTTTAAAATTTTAATTTTTTGTCAATATCAGTGCTACCGCAATCAGGCTTATACCGGCAATTCTTTCCTGCCACAACACTGCTTTTGGGCCCGGTAAAAACGTCGCGCCTTTTTGAGCGAACCAACCGTATGCTGTGAGAATAATATATTCAGTTGCCATCGCTGTAGCGCCAAGAATCGTAATCTGAACGGTCACCGGTTTTTGGAGGTCGACAAATTGCGGCAGCATGGCGCTAAAATAAATAATGGCTTTCGGATTAGCCGCTTGGGTAACGATACCGTCGACTAAAAAACGACTACCAGTCGGGCTGGCTTTAGGGATAATGTTGCCGGCTTTTGCCGACGCCAACGTACGAATCCCTGTATAAAAAAGATATGCAATGCCAGCCCATTTTAAAATAGTGAACACCAGGGGATTCGCCGCCAAGACGGCCGACATACCCAAAGCGGATAAAATAAAATAACTCGTATTAACTACTTCGATCCCTATTGCACCGAGCATACTTGCTCGAACGCCGTATTTCATTCCCTGGCCTAAGATCAGAAATACAGCCGGTCCGGGAGACAACGCCATCAGAAAACTTGTAATAAAAAACCACGTGAATAAATCGTAATTAATCATAAAAATTTATTTTGTTTCGGTAACAGGTAAACACATTGTTTCTTTAACCGTATCCATCACAATAGTCGTTCGGGTCGATTGAATCGACGGAAGGGCGCCGATTTTTTCGCGCAGAAGTTTTCCCAGCGCTTCTGTATCAGTCGTACGAACCTTCAGGAGATAACAATCCTCGCCCGCTATGTGATGCACTTCCAGAACTTCCGGAATTTTTGATAAACTGCGTGCATTTTTTAATTCACCCGCTTTATCAGCCGATCGAACAAAGATATAAGCCAGTAAGCCGAGTCCAATAGATTTAGAGTGTAAACGTGCTTCATAACTAAGTATAATCCCGCGTTCCTCCAATTTACGGATTCGCTCAAAAACACCCGATGGCGCCATGCCGACTTCCTTAGCAATATCGGCGTTGGTCGCACGAGCATTTTTTTGCAGTAACGTCAGGATTTTCTGATCAATTTCATCCATGTATTTCTACCGGTCTTTCGAAATTCAAAACGTGGTAATGCTGAACGTTCGACTCGAATTCCAATAAAAAATTTTCATCTTCAGGATAATAATAAGCTTTGTCGACGTCTTGCCCGGCGAATTGACGGATTGATTCCATCGAATCCCATAAAGAAATCAAAAGAAAATGTGCGACATCGTTTTCTATTCGGCGCATGACGTACACACCTGCATTGCCATGCGTCGCCAGATAATCCCGAATACCTTTTTTATCGAGAAATTCAGCGTATGCATCGGATTTTGACAGTGGCACACGCCCGTGCCATGCTCGGGCTATCATGCTTATATCCTTGTTTTAACGGATTCGATAAATATTGTATTTTATGAATATTATTCTAAAAAATATTAAAATTATTGAATAAAATTCAGTAATCAACACGGATGTTGATATATACATCAAAAAAACAACTTCGTCAAGAGCCAATTTCGGTGAATTTTAAGAGTCCACCGTATGTGAGAATTTTAACATGCCTGCTGAAACAACTCGGTCAGAATCGTAAAATTTATTTACAAAGACCACCCGAAAATTGCTGATTTTATATTTGCTTTTCAAAATGGATTCCGTTAGTTTTAAGCACTTCA
Proteins encoded:
- a CDS encoding GAF domain-containing protein, with translation MLKFLRQFHTPILYSLIIFIFILLFITIEFIFAAFFPRVREVQVHFFKALIIVIIYEPLRKLCELYIKKLLFNYYFKRQTRLIEMDTRLSPNVAYKELADTVTERLKTILHVKHASLYLKIPDHFSLVSSTGTNELFTKKIRADVPYYEQMLNVRRVFDVDEILDRRNGYSPVHTLSVLKHEGAKYVVPLLKKDGISGFIALGNETDGAFELSGEDKKILWSSLQRVGNTLESARLYGQLQKNAMERELMLDVAKQFNSTFQLEKLLDTILDAIKRIVPYDAAGIFLVNDKNQEIESAVVRGYDEVVLDQLKMKVGTGLIGHVAKIGKTVIVKDVTFDEHYVSVRGATQSEMTIPICDGPKVVGVLNLESDKLGAYHEGYLEILTALAGEAAIAIKNAQLNEEAVRKKELEKELQIAGKIQQAILPQRLPHIENLDLAGTSRPCYTVGGDFFDLLKLNDHQLGVCIGDVSGKGIPGAIMMSLLYAGYRGFAREFKSASETVSALNNMLCANTAENTYATFFYGIIDFEALIMYYTNAGHCPPLI
- a CDS encoding metalloregulator ArsR/SmtB family transcription factor; the encoded protein is MKKMSPELMNMVANRFKIMAEVTRLRILYTLQEGELNVQEIVDRTGANQANVSKHLAMMLEIGILKKRKEGLNSFYSIADKSIFQLCQTVCGSIEKNLQKTLENIKEVE
- a CDS encoding MBL fold metallo-hydrolase, with amino-acid sequence MFFQHIYEKGLAQASYLIGCQASGTAIVIDPKRDVDTYLEIAKKERLKITHITETHIHADFLSGARELGAATGAQILLSEEGGPDWLYQYDHTALKDGQTFMVGNLKFQVIHTPGHTPEHISFLLTDVPTGDQPVMMFTGDFVFVGDVGRPDLLEKAAGIAGTMEIGARQMFHSLKKFKTLPDFIQVWPGHGAGSACGKALGAVPSSTVGYQKLFNWALSINDEKAFVETLLDGQPEPPKYFAMMKKFNKAGARILKEDQGIKKLTIDELQAALIQRIPLIDTRHKTEFAGGHIPGSVSIPDNASFSTWAGWILEYEKPFMLIAAEHRIDEIRKALIRIGLDSAVGYFSDIKEWAKGHELETLEQITARDLYNHIKEKNIHIIDVRAKSEFESGHLPGARHIHGGHLKDRLNDIPKDGKLVIQCQSGDRSNIASSVLLANGFKNVANLTGGISAWKQEGLPVEK
- a CDS encoding NAD-dependent epimerase/dehydratase family protein encodes the protein MQTILGAGGAIGSELAKALTAHTHHIRLVSRNPKKINANDELHPWDLTDSLGISNAIKGSEIVYVTVGFPYQTKAWQALWPSFMRSVIEACKAHHSRLVFFDNVYMYDPGQLQNMTEKTRVNPSSAKGKVRAELNRLIFEAVEKNDLKAMIVRAADFYGPFNTTSLLIETVFKLLKTGKKANWLGSVNCKHSFTYTPDAAKATAILGNDPSAYRQIWHLPTAKNPPTGKEWIDMIARELGVKARYQAAGKMLVRLLGLFNPTLKEFVEMMYQYDRDYIFDSTKFETAYKFSPTPYAEGVKKIVELEYR
- a CDS encoding branched-chain amino acid aminotransferase, which produces MQLEIIKINDKAKKTKPTDESTLGFGKYFSDHFFNMTYTPAKGWFDAKVEPYRQLIIDPAALVFHYAQEIFEGLKAYRGKDNGVYLFRAKDNFKRLNRSAQRLCMPEVDVDFVYDALKKLILLDQDWLPKSRGTSIYIRPTMIATEASIGVRVSSEYLFYIIIGPAGNYYPEGFSPVKIFVSDKYTRAARGGLGEAKTGANYAASLYPAKIAKDKGFSQVLWLDAHDMKNVEEVGTMNIFFRFKDELVTSPLDGTILAGITRDSILRLTRDWGMNTVERKLGIDEIIDGLKTGRLIEVFGAGTAAVISPVGELFYKETPYKVGNGQVGELSQKLYDEILSIQYGEKKDPYEWVERIG
- the msrA gene encoding peptide-methionine (S)-S-oxide reductase MsrA, which gives rise to MRLLIIGVMALLLNSYGEPSVPFHKLNEDVNMSNPLDTATFGAGCFWCVEAVFQRLKGVQSVTSGYSGGNVDNPTYQQVCTGQTGHAEVCQITYDPKQIGFLDLLEVFFQTHDPTTLNQQGGDHGTQYRSAIFYHNDEQRQLAEKVKTELNAAGAYPNPIVTEIAAFKKFYKAEDYHQNYFNANGNQPYCSYVIKPKLEKFKKVFKEKLKKEN
- a CDS encoding AbrB/MazE/SpoVT family DNA-binding domain-containing protein, with amino-acid sequence MEKSIVTTKGQVVIPSKLRKKYGIKNGTMIHFIESEGEIRLVPITKELIHKNIGMLGTKGRLLKALMEDKKREREL
- a CDS encoding type II toxin-antitoxin system VapC family toxin, whose translation is MKRYVLDSYAVLAYFDGEAPAQSVAQLFEKAMENHAQLFMCVVNWGEVYYTALRDGGKDKAELFRLTFLQYPVVIFNVDQDLTLQAAVFKAHNKISYADAFAAALTKLKKAELVTGDKEFKSLEKDIKIQWI
- a CDS encoding M20/M25/M40 family metallo-hydrolase, whose amino-acid sequence is MKLTHWLFFGFILVIIFIFSCSPKQESFRGNPAYDSLATKMYATALGSGQAYSMLTDLTTNIGSRLSGSPGMEKAVVWAKSQMESLGFDKVWLEPVMVPHWVRGDVEELTVIGPEKKRLTITALGGSRPTPKEGITADVIEVHSFDELKALGETARGKIIFFNRPMDKSLITPFEAYGGAVDQRSKGASEAARAGGVAAIVRSMTMLHDDVPHTGAMRYNDSVPRVPAAAISLVGADFLSQLLAQNKKVTVNLKLSCDTLQDAESFNVIGEITGTEKPNEVVVIGGHLDSWDKGQGAHDDGAGCVQSIEAIRLLKSLGIKPKRTIRAVLFANEENGARGAKDYAAKDRPGEKHIAAMESDGGGSMPRGFEVESDSLALPKIARWSYLFIPIDAGNVKKGGSGTDVEPLYKLGIPAIGLRVVPHRYFDYHHSDHDTIDKVNDRELELGAAAMALLAYVLAQEGI
- a CDS encoding EamA family transporter, coding for MSRSLKIVLAFAAIYLIWGSTYLAIKFAIATVPPFLMAGIRFLIAGAIMYAFARFRTPERPTLIHWRSATVIGGLLLMGGNGGVTWAEQFVPSGLTALLIATVPLWITVLNWLHHDRIRPGVREIGSVLLGLIGLAILVGPEELIGKGRIDLLGAGVLVTASILWSFGSLYSRQAPLPSNPLLSIGMEMLAGGAILSVVGLASGELARVDLSAVSSQSIWSLVYLILVGALIGFTAYVWLLKQTSPNLVATYAYVNPVVAVFLGWLLAGEELTFRTILAAVVIVAAVIIVTLKPKEKTVAVPIESKISD
- a CDS encoding LysE family translocator produces the protein MINYDLFTWFFITSFLMALSPGPAVFLILGQGMKYGVRASMLGAIGIEVVNTSYFILSALGMSAVLAANPLVFTILKWAGIAYLFYTGIRTLASAKAGNIIPKASPTGSRFLVDGIVTQAANPKAIIYFSAMLPQFVDLQKPVTVQITILGATAMATEYIILTAYGWFAQKGATFLPGPKAVLWQERIAGISLIAVALILTKN
- a CDS encoding Lrp/AsnC family transcriptional regulator; the encoded protein is MDEIDQKILTLLQKNARATNADIAKEVGMAPSGVFERIRKLEERGIILSYEARLHSKSIGLGLLAYIFVRSADKAGELKNARSLSKIPEVLEVHHIAGEDCYLLKVRTTDTEALGKLLREKIGALPSIQSTRTTIVMDTVKETMCLPVTETK
- a CDS encoding antibiotic biosynthesis monooxygenase encodes the protein MIARAWHGRVPLSKSDAYAEFLDKKGIRDYLATHGNAGVYVMRRIENDVAHFLLISLWDSMESIRQFAGQDVDKAYYYPEDENFLLEFESNVQHYHVLNFERPVEIHG